A genomic segment from Patescibacteria group bacterium encodes:
- a CDS encoding RNA-binding protein, which produces MNKKLYVGGLSYSTTEGGLKDAFSQAGTVVSAIVIMDKMTGRSKGFGFVEMSTEEEATAAIDMFNGKELDGRAVTVNEARPQEDRPKRSFGGNGGGRSFDRNQGSRGGSNW; this is translated from the coding sequence ATGAACAAAAAATTATACGTAGGTGGATTGTCTTATTCAACCACCGAAGGCGGTTTAAAAGATGCTTTTTCCCAGGCCGGCACCGTAGTCTCAGCCATCGTTATCATGGATAAGATGACTGGCAGATCAAAAGGTTTCGGTTTCGTTGAAATGTCAACGGAAGAAGAAGCGACAGCCGCTATCGACATGTTCAACGGCAAAGAGCTTGATGGTCGCGCAGTTACTGTCAATGAGGCTAGACCTCAAGAAGACAGACCGAAAAGAAGTTTCGGTGGTAACGGCGGCGGCAGAAGCTTTGACAGAAATCAAGGCAGCCGTGGTGGAAGTAATTGGTAA